In a genomic window of Macaca nemestrina isolate mMacNem1 chromosome 18, mMacNem.hap1, whole genome shotgun sequence:
- the LOC105491526 gene encoding kinesin-like protein KIFC3 isoform X7, which translates to MQGQNRTLGRRQVASGYPASHPQQTLANPALLASGSECLAVTTVETIKVEHLKEKLISQAQEVSRLRSELGGTDLEKHRDLLMVENERLRQEMRRCEAELQELRAKPAGPCLGCEHSQESAQLRDKLSQLQLEMAESKGMLSELNLEVQQKTDRLAEVELRLKDCLAEKAQEEERLSRRLRDSHETIASLRAQSPPVKYVIKTVEVESSKTKQALSESQARNQHLQEQVAMQRQVLKEMEQQLQSSHQLTARLRAQIAMYESELERAHGQMLEEMQSLEEDKNRAIEEAFARAQVEMKAVHENLAGVRTNLLTLQPALRTLTNDYNGLKRQVRGFPLLLQEALRSVKAEIGQAIEEVNSNNQELLRKYRRELQLRKKCHNELVRLKGNIRVIARVRPVTKEDGEGPEATNAVTFDADDDSIIHLLHKGKPVSFELDKVFSPQASQQDVFQEVQALITSCIDGFNVCIFAYGQTGAGKTYTMEGTPENPGINQRALQLLFSEVQEKASDWEYTITVSAAEIYNEVLRDLLGKEPQEKLEIRLCPDGSGQLYVPGLTEFQVQSVDDINKVFEFGHTNRTTEFTNLNEHSSRSHALLIVTVRGMDCSTGLRTTGKLNLVDLAGSERVGKSGAEGSRLREAQHINKSLSALGDVIAALRSRQGHVPFRNSKLTYLLQDSLSGDSKTLMVVQVSPVEKNTSETLYSLKFAERVRSVELGPGLRRAELGSWSSQEHLEWEPACQTPQPSARAHSAPSSGTSSRPGSIRRKLQPSGKSRPLPV; encoded by the exons ATGCAAGGACAGAACAGAACCCTGGGCCGCAGGCAGGTGGCCAGTGGCTATCCCGCCTCCCACCCCCAGCAAACACTGGCAAACCCTGCTCTCCTTGCATCGGGGTCGGAGTGCCTGGCAGTGACGACAGTGGAGACGATCAAG GTGGAACACCTGAAGGAGAAGCTCATTAGCCAGGCCCAGGAAGTGAGCCGACTGCGATCTGAGCTG GGGGGCACCGACTTGGAGAAGCACCGGGACCTGCTGATGGTGGAGAATGAGCGACTGAGACAGGAGATGCGGCGCTGCGAGGCCGAGCTGCAAGAGCTACGTGCAAAGCCAGCAGGTCCCTGCCTGGGTTGTGAGCACAGCCAG GAGAGTGCCCAGCTCCGTGACAAGCTGTCCCAGCTGCAGCTGGAGATGGCGGAGAGCAAAGGCATGCTGTCAGAGCTGAACCTGGAGGTGCAGCAGAAGACTGACCGGCTGGCTGAGGTGGAGCTGCGGCTCAAGGACTGCCTGGCTGAGAAGGCACAGGAGGAGGAGCGACTCAGCCGGCGCCTGCGTGACAGCCACGAGACCATTGCCAGCCTGCGGGCCCAGTCCCCACCTGTCAAG TATGTCATCAAGACAGTGGAGGTGGAGTCGTCTAAGACCAAGCAGGCCCTCAGCGAGTCCCAGGCCCGCAACCAGCACCTGCAGGAGCAGGTGGCTATGCAGAGGCAGGTGCTGAAGGAGATGGAACAGCAGCTGCAGAGCTCACACCAGCTGACCGCGCGGCTCCGGGCGCAG ATTGCCATGTACGAGTCAGAGCTGGAGCGGGCCCATGGGCAGATGCTGGAGGAGATGCAGTCCCTGGAAGAGGACAAGAACCGGGCCATTGAGGAGGCCTTTGCCAGAGCCCAGGTGGAGATGAAGGCTGTGCACGAGAATCTAGCAG GCGTCCGGACCAACCTGCTGACCCTGCAGCCAGCACTGCGGACCCTCACCAACGACTACAACGGGCTCAAGCGGCAGGTGCGCGGCTTCCCGCTGCTGCTGCAGGAGGCCCTCAGGAGTGTCAAGGCCGAG ATAGGCCAGGCCATCGAGGAGGTCAACAGCAACAACCAGGAGCTGCTGCGCAAGTACCGCCGTGAGCTGCAGCTGCGCAAGAAGTGCCACAACGAGCTCGTGCGGCTGAAAG GGAACATCCGAGTGATTGCTCGTGTCCGGCCAGTCACCAAAGAGGATGGGGAAGGACCTGAGGCCACCAATGCTGTGACTTTCGATGCCGACGACGACTCCATCATCCACCTGCTGCACAAGGGAAAGCCTGTGTCCTTCGAGCTGGACAAGGTGTTCTCCCCACAGGCCTCGCAGCAGGAC GTGTTCCAGGAGGTGCAGGCCCTGATCACCTCTTGCATCGATGGCTTCAATGTCTGCATCTTTGCGTACGGCCAGACGGGTGCCGGCAAGACATACACGATGGAG GGGACCCCTGAGAACCCAGGTATCAACCAGCGGGCCCTGCAGCTGCTCTTCTCCGAGGTGCAGGAGAAGGCGTCTGACTGGGAGTATACCATCACCGTCAGCGCCGCGGAGATCTACAACGAGGTCCTCAG GGACCTGCTAGGGAAAGAGCCTCAGGAAAAACTGGAGATCCGGCTATGCCCAGATGGCAGTGGGCAGCTGTATGTACCAGGGCTGACTGAGTTCCAGGTGCAGAGCGTGGACGACATCAACAAG GTGTTTGAGTTCGGCCACACCAATCGCACGACGGAGTTCACCAACCTCAACGAGCACAGCTCCCGCTCGCATGCGCTGCTCATCGTGACGGTGCGAGGCATGGACTGCAGCACGGGCCTCCGCACCACGG GGAAGCTGAACCTGGTGGACTTGGCTGGCTCCGAGCGCGTGGGCAAGTCGGGGGCTGAGGGCAGCCGCCTGCGGGAGGCACAGCACATCAACAAGTCGCTGTCAGCTCTGGGGGATGTCATTGCTGCCCTGCGCTCCCGCCAGGGCCACGTGCCCTTCCGCAACTCCAAGCTCACCTACCTGCTGCAGGATTCACTTAgtggtgacagcaagaccctcaTGGTGGTACAG GTGTCCCCTGTGGAGAAGAACACTAGCGAGACGCTCTATTCTCTCAAGTTTGCTGAGCGGGTGCGCTCTGTGGAGCTGGGGCCTGGGCTACGCAGGGCAGAGCTTGGGTCCTGGTCGAGCCAGGAACATCTAGAG TGGGAGCCGGCTTGTCAGACGCCACAGCCCTCAGCACGGGCCCACTCAGCCCCCAGCTCTGGGACCAGTAGCCGCCCTGGATCCATCCGGAGGAAGCTGCAGCCCTCGG GGAAGTCGCGGCCACTGCCTGTGTGA
- the LOC105491526 gene encoding kinesin-like protein KIFC3 isoform X6, whose protein sequence is MNVENTGGRLFGSRRCLSLSGPPGAAPVVHRMVEAMSQLQEEKAQLQEELVVLRERLVLRDSDQQVTSTQLQNQVEHLKEKLISQAQEVSRLRSELGGTDLEKHRDLLMVENERLRQEMRRCEAELQELRAKPAGPCLGCEHSQESAQLRDKLSQLQLEMAESKGMLSELNLEVQQKTDRLAEVELRLKDCLAEKAQEEERLSRRLRDSHETIASLRAQSPPVKYVIKTVEVESSKTKQALSESQARNQHLQEQVAMQRQVLKEMEQQLQSSHQLTARLRAQIAMYESELERAHGQMLEEMQSLEEDKNRAIEEAFARAQVEMKAVHENLAGVRTNLLTLQPALRTLTNDYNGLKRQVRGFPLLLQEALRSVKAEIGQAIEEVNSNNQELLRKYRRELQLRKKCHNELVRLKGNIRVIARVRPVTKEDGEGPEATNAVTFDADDDSIIHLLHKGKPVSFELDKVFSPQASQQDVFQEVQALITSCIDGFNVCIFAYGQTGAGKTYTMEGTPENPGINQRALQLLFSEVQEKASDWEYTITVSAAEIYNEVLRDLLGKEPQEKLEIRLCPDGSGQLYVPGLTEFQVQSVDDINKVFEFGHTNRTTEFTNLNEHSSRSHALLIVTVRGMDCSTGLRTTGKLNLVDLAGSERVGKSGAEGSRLREAQHINKSLSALGDVIAALRSRQGHVPFRNSKLTYLLQDSLSGDSKTLMVVQVSPVEKNTSETLYSLKFAERVRSVELGPGLRRAELGSWSSQEHLEWEPACQTPQPSARAHSAPSSGTSSRPGSIRRKLQPSGKSRPLPV, encoded by the exons ATGAATGTAGAGAATACAG GTGGGCGTCTCTTTGGCAGCAGGAGGTGCTTGAGCCTGTCAGGGCCACCAGGTGCGGCCCCCGTGGTGCATAGGATGGTGGAGGCCATGTCCCAGCTCCAGGAGGAGAAGGCCCAGCTACAGGAGGAACTGGTGGTCCTAAGGGAGAGGCTGGTCCTCCGCGACAGTGACCAGCAGGTCACATCCACCCAGCTGCAGAACCAG GTGGAACACCTGAAGGAGAAGCTCATTAGCCAGGCCCAGGAAGTGAGCCGACTGCGATCTGAGCTG GGGGGCACCGACTTGGAGAAGCACCGGGACCTGCTGATGGTGGAGAATGAGCGACTGAGACAGGAGATGCGGCGCTGCGAGGCCGAGCTGCAAGAGCTACGTGCAAAGCCAGCAGGTCCCTGCCTGGGTTGTGAGCACAGCCAG GAGAGTGCCCAGCTCCGTGACAAGCTGTCCCAGCTGCAGCTGGAGATGGCGGAGAGCAAAGGCATGCTGTCAGAGCTGAACCTGGAGGTGCAGCAGAAGACTGACCGGCTGGCTGAGGTGGAGCTGCGGCTCAAGGACTGCCTGGCTGAGAAGGCACAGGAGGAGGAGCGACTCAGCCGGCGCCTGCGTGACAGCCACGAGACCATTGCCAGCCTGCGGGCCCAGTCCCCACCTGTCAAG TATGTCATCAAGACAGTGGAGGTGGAGTCGTCTAAGACCAAGCAGGCCCTCAGCGAGTCCCAGGCCCGCAACCAGCACCTGCAGGAGCAGGTGGCTATGCAGAGGCAGGTGCTGAAGGAGATGGAACAGCAGCTGCAGAGCTCACACCAGCTGACCGCGCGGCTCCGGGCGCAG ATTGCCATGTACGAGTCAGAGCTGGAGCGGGCCCATGGGCAGATGCTGGAGGAGATGCAGTCCCTGGAAGAGGACAAGAACCGGGCCATTGAGGAGGCCTTTGCCAGAGCCCAGGTGGAGATGAAGGCTGTGCACGAGAATCTAGCAG GCGTCCGGACCAACCTGCTGACCCTGCAGCCAGCACTGCGGACCCTCACCAACGACTACAACGGGCTCAAGCGGCAGGTGCGCGGCTTCCCGCTGCTGCTGCAGGAGGCCCTCAGGAGTGTCAAGGCCGAG ATAGGCCAGGCCATCGAGGAGGTCAACAGCAACAACCAGGAGCTGCTGCGCAAGTACCGCCGTGAGCTGCAGCTGCGCAAGAAGTGCCACAACGAGCTCGTGCGGCTGAAAG GGAACATCCGAGTGATTGCTCGTGTCCGGCCAGTCACCAAAGAGGATGGGGAAGGACCTGAGGCCACCAATGCTGTGACTTTCGATGCCGACGACGACTCCATCATCCACCTGCTGCACAAGGGAAAGCCTGTGTCCTTCGAGCTGGACAAGGTGTTCTCCCCACAGGCCTCGCAGCAGGAC GTGTTCCAGGAGGTGCAGGCCCTGATCACCTCTTGCATCGATGGCTTCAATGTCTGCATCTTTGCGTACGGCCAGACGGGTGCCGGCAAGACATACACGATGGAG GGGACCCCTGAGAACCCAGGTATCAACCAGCGGGCCCTGCAGCTGCTCTTCTCCGAGGTGCAGGAGAAGGCGTCTGACTGGGAGTATACCATCACCGTCAGCGCCGCGGAGATCTACAACGAGGTCCTCAG GGACCTGCTAGGGAAAGAGCCTCAGGAAAAACTGGAGATCCGGCTATGCCCAGATGGCAGTGGGCAGCTGTATGTACCAGGGCTGACTGAGTTCCAGGTGCAGAGCGTGGACGACATCAACAAG GTGTTTGAGTTCGGCCACACCAATCGCACGACGGAGTTCACCAACCTCAACGAGCACAGCTCCCGCTCGCATGCGCTGCTCATCGTGACGGTGCGAGGCATGGACTGCAGCACGGGCCTCCGCACCACGG GGAAGCTGAACCTGGTGGACTTGGCTGGCTCCGAGCGCGTGGGCAAGTCGGGGGCTGAGGGCAGCCGCCTGCGGGAGGCACAGCACATCAACAAGTCGCTGTCAGCTCTGGGGGATGTCATTGCTGCCCTGCGCTCCCGCCAGGGCCACGTGCCCTTCCGCAACTCCAAGCTCACCTACCTGCTGCAGGATTCACTTAgtggtgacagcaagaccctcaTGGTGGTACAG GTGTCCCCTGTGGAGAAGAACACTAGCGAGACGCTCTATTCTCTCAAGTTTGCTGAGCGGGTGCGCTCTGTGGAGCTGGGGCCTGGGCTACGCAGGGCAGAGCTTGGGTCCTGGTCGAGCCAGGAACATCTAGAG TGGGAGCCGGCTTGTCAGACGCCACAGCCCTCAGCACGGGCCCACTCAGCCCCCAGCTCTGGGACCAGTAGCCGCCCTGGATCCATCCGGAGGAAGCTGCAGCCCTCGG GGAAGTCGCGGCCACTGCCTGTGTGA
- the LOC105491526 gene encoding kinesin-like protein KIFC3 isoform X9, with product MVENERLRQEMRRCEAELQELRAKPAGPCLGCEHSQESAQLRDKLSQLQLEMAESKGMLSELNLEVQQKTDRLAEVELRLKDCLAEKAQEEERLSRRLRDSHETIASLRAQSPPVKYVIKTVEVESSKTKQALSESQARNQHLQEQVAMQRQVLKEMEQQLQSSHQLTARLRAQIAMYESELERAHGQMLEEMQSLEEDKNRAIEEAFARAQVEMKAVHENLAGVRTNLLTLQPALRTLTNDYNGLKRQVRGFPLLLQEALRSVKAEIGQAIEEVNSNNQELLRKYRRELQLRKKCHNELVRLKGNIRVIARVRPVTKEDGEGPEATNAVTFDADDDSIIHLLHKGKPVSFELDKVFSPQASQQDVFQEVQALITSCIDGFNVCIFAYGQTGAGKTYTMEGTPENPGINQRALQLLFSEVQEKASDWEYTITVSAAEIYNEVLRDLLGKEPQEKLEIRLCPDGSGQLYVPGLTEFQVQSVDDINKVFEFGHTNRTTEFTNLNEHSSRSHALLIVTVRGMDCSTGLRTTGKLNLVDLAGSERVGKSGAEGSRLREAQHINKSLSALGDVIAALRSRQGHVPFRNSKLTYLLQDSLSGDSKTLMVVQVSPVEKNTSETLYSLKFAERVRSVELGPGLRRAELGSWSSQEHLEWEPACQTPQPSARAHSAPSSGTSSRPGSIRRKLQPSGKSRPLPV from the exons ATGGTGGAGAATGAGCGACTGAGACAGGAGATGCGGCGCTGCGAGGCCGAGCTGCAAGAGCTACGTGCAAAGCCAGCAGGTCCCTGCCTGGGTTGTGAGCACAGCCAG GAGAGTGCCCAGCTCCGTGACAAGCTGTCCCAGCTGCAGCTGGAGATGGCGGAGAGCAAAGGCATGCTGTCAGAGCTGAACCTGGAGGTGCAGCAGAAGACTGACCGGCTGGCTGAGGTGGAGCTGCGGCTCAAGGACTGCCTGGCTGAGAAGGCACAGGAGGAGGAGCGACTCAGCCGGCGCCTGCGTGACAGCCACGAGACCATTGCCAGCCTGCGGGCCCAGTCCCCACCTGTCAAG TATGTCATCAAGACAGTGGAGGTGGAGTCGTCTAAGACCAAGCAGGCCCTCAGCGAGTCCCAGGCCCGCAACCAGCACCTGCAGGAGCAGGTGGCTATGCAGAGGCAGGTGCTGAAGGAGATGGAACAGCAGCTGCAGAGCTCACACCAGCTGACCGCGCGGCTCCGGGCGCAG ATTGCCATGTACGAGTCAGAGCTGGAGCGGGCCCATGGGCAGATGCTGGAGGAGATGCAGTCCCTGGAAGAGGACAAGAACCGGGCCATTGAGGAGGCCTTTGCCAGAGCCCAGGTGGAGATGAAGGCTGTGCACGAGAATCTAGCAG GCGTCCGGACCAACCTGCTGACCCTGCAGCCAGCACTGCGGACCCTCACCAACGACTACAACGGGCTCAAGCGGCAGGTGCGCGGCTTCCCGCTGCTGCTGCAGGAGGCCCTCAGGAGTGTCAAGGCCGAG ATAGGCCAGGCCATCGAGGAGGTCAACAGCAACAACCAGGAGCTGCTGCGCAAGTACCGCCGTGAGCTGCAGCTGCGCAAGAAGTGCCACAACGAGCTCGTGCGGCTGAAAG GGAACATCCGAGTGATTGCTCGTGTCCGGCCAGTCACCAAAGAGGATGGGGAAGGACCTGAGGCCACCAATGCTGTGACTTTCGATGCCGACGACGACTCCATCATCCACCTGCTGCACAAGGGAAAGCCTGTGTCCTTCGAGCTGGACAAGGTGTTCTCCCCACAGGCCTCGCAGCAGGAC GTGTTCCAGGAGGTGCAGGCCCTGATCACCTCTTGCATCGATGGCTTCAATGTCTGCATCTTTGCGTACGGCCAGACGGGTGCCGGCAAGACATACACGATGGAG GGGACCCCTGAGAACCCAGGTATCAACCAGCGGGCCCTGCAGCTGCTCTTCTCCGAGGTGCAGGAGAAGGCGTCTGACTGGGAGTATACCATCACCGTCAGCGCCGCGGAGATCTACAACGAGGTCCTCAG GGACCTGCTAGGGAAAGAGCCTCAGGAAAAACTGGAGATCCGGCTATGCCCAGATGGCAGTGGGCAGCTGTATGTACCAGGGCTGACTGAGTTCCAGGTGCAGAGCGTGGACGACATCAACAAG GTGTTTGAGTTCGGCCACACCAATCGCACGACGGAGTTCACCAACCTCAACGAGCACAGCTCCCGCTCGCATGCGCTGCTCATCGTGACGGTGCGAGGCATGGACTGCAGCACGGGCCTCCGCACCACGG GGAAGCTGAACCTGGTGGACTTGGCTGGCTCCGAGCGCGTGGGCAAGTCGGGGGCTGAGGGCAGCCGCCTGCGGGAGGCACAGCACATCAACAAGTCGCTGTCAGCTCTGGGGGATGTCATTGCTGCCCTGCGCTCCCGCCAGGGCCACGTGCCCTTCCGCAACTCCAAGCTCACCTACCTGCTGCAGGATTCACTTAgtggtgacagcaagaccctcaTGGTGGTACAG GTGTCCCCTGTGGAGAAGAACACTAGCGAGACGCTCTATTCTCTCAAGTTTGCTGAGCGGGTGCGCTCTGTGGAGCTGGGGCCTGGGCTACGCAGGGCAGAGCTTGGGTCCTGGTCGAGCCAGGAACATCTAGAG TGGGAGCCGGCTTGTCAGACGCCACAGCCCTCAGCACGGGCCCACTCAGCCCCCAGCTCTGGGACCAGTAGCCGCCCTGGATCCATCCGGAGGAAGCTGCAGCCCTCGG GGAAGTCGCGGCCACTGCCTGTGTGA
- the LOC105491526 gene encoding kinesin-like protein KIFC3 isoform X8 → MQGQNRTLGRRQVASGYPASHPQQTLANPALLASGSECLAVTTVETIKVEHLKEKLISQAQEVSRLRSELGGTDLEKHRDLLMVENERLRQEMRRCEAELQELRAKPAGPCLGCEHSQESAQLRDKLSQLQLEMAESKGMLSELNLEVQQKTDRLAEVELRLKDCLAEKAQEEERLSRRLRDSHETIASLRAQSPPVKYVIKTVEVESSKTKQALSESQARNQHLQEQVAMQRQVLKEMEQQLQSSHQLTARLRAQIAMYESELERAHGQMLEEMQSLEEDKNRAIEEAFARAQVEMKAVHENLAGVRTNLLTLQPALRTLTNDYNGLKRQVRGFPLLLQEALRSVKAEIGQAIEEVNSNNQELLRKYRRELQLRKKCHNELVRLKGNIRVIARVRPVTKEDGEGPEATNAVTFDADDDSIIHLLHKGKPVSFELDKVFSPQASQQDVFQEVQALITSCIDGFNVCIFAYGQTGAGKTYTMEGTPENPGINQRALQLLFSEVQEKASDWEYTITVSAAEIYNEVLRDLLGKEPQEKLEIRLCPDGSGQLYVPGLTEFQVQSVDDINKVFEFGHTNRTTEFTNLNEHSSRSHALLIVTVRGMDCSTGLRTTGKLNLVDLAGSERVGKSGAEGSRLREAQHINKSLSALGDVIAALRSRQGHVPFRNSKLTYLLQDSLSGDSKTLMVVQVSPVEKNTSETLYSLKFAERVRSVELGPGLRRAELGSWSSQEHLEWEPACQTPQPSARAHSAPSSGTSSRPGSIRRKLQPSA, encoded by the exons ATGCAAGGACAGAACAGAACCCTGGGCCGCAGGCAGGTGGCCAGTGGCTATCCCGCCTCCCACCCCCAGCAAACACTGGCAAACCCTGCTCTCCTTGCATCGGGGTCGGAGTGCCTGGCAGTGACGACAGTGGAGACGATCAAG GTGGAACACCTGAAGGAGAAGCTCATTAGCCAGGCCCAGGAAGTGAGCCGACTGCGATCTGAGCTG GGGGGCACCGACTTGGAGAAGCACCGGGACCTGCTGATGGTGGAGAATGAGCGACTGAGACAGGAGATGCGGCGCTGCGAGGCCGAGCTGCAAGAGCTACGTGCAAAGCCAGCAGGTCCCTGCCTGGGTTGTGAGCACAGCCAG GAGAGTGCCCAGCTCCGTGACAAGCTGTCCCAGCTGCAGCTGGAGATGGCGGAGAGCAAAGGCATGCTGTCAGAGCTGAACCTGGAGGTGCAGCAGAAGACTGACCGGCTGGCTGAGGTGGAGCTGCGGCTCAAGGACTGCCTGGCTGAGAAGGCACAGGAGGAGGAGCGACTCAGCCGGCGCCTGCGTGACAGCCACGAGACCATTGCCAGCCTGCGGGCCCAGTCCCCACCTGTCAAG TATGTCATCAAGACAGTGGAGGTGGAGTCGTCTAAGACCAAGCAGGCCCTCAGCGAGTCCCAGGCCCGCAACCAGCACCTGCAGGAGCAGGTGGCTATGCAGAGGCAGGTGCTGAAGGAGATGGAACAGCAGCTGCAGAGCTCACACCAGCTGACCGCGCGGCTCCGGGCGCAG ATTGCCATGTACGAGTCAGAGCTGGAGCGGGCCCATGGGCAGATGCTGGAGGAGATGCAGTCCCTGGAAGAGGACAAGAACCGGGCCATTGAGGAGGCCTTTGCCAGAGCCCAGGTGGAGATGAAGGCTGTGCACGAGAATCTAGCAG GCGTCCGGACCAACCTGCTGACCCTGCAGCCAGCACTGCGGACCCTCACCAACGACTACAACGGGCTCAAGCGGCAGGTGCGCGGCTTCCCGCTGCTGCTGCAGGAGGCCCTCAGGAGTGTCAAGGCCGAG ATAGGCCAGGCCATCGAGGAGGTCAACAGCAACAACCAGGAGCTGCTGCGCAAGTACCGCCGTGAGCTGCAGCTGCGCAAGAAGTGCCACAACGAGCTCGTGCGGCTGAAAG GGAACATCCGAGTGATTGCTCGTGTCCGGCCAGTCACCAAAGAGGATGGGGAAGGACCTGAGGCCACCAATGCTGTGACTTTCGATGCCGACGACGACTCCATCATCCACCTGCTGCACAAGGGAAAGCCTGTGTCCTTCGAGCTGGACAAGGTGTTCTCCCCACAGGCCTCGCAGCAGGAC GTGTTCCAGGAGGTGCAGGCCCTGATCACCTCTTGCATCGATGGCTTCAATGTCTGCATCTTTGCGTACGGCCAGACGGGTGCCGGCAAGACATACACGATGGAG GGGACCCCTGAGAACCCAGGTATCAACCAGCGGGCCCTGCAGCTGCTCTTCTCCGAGGTGCAGGAGAAGGCGTCTGACTGGGAGTATACCATCACCGTCAGCGCCGCGGAGATCTACAACGAGGTCCTCAG GGACCTGCTAGGGAAAGAGCCTCAGGAAAAACTGGAGATCCGGCTATGCCCAGATGGCAGTGGGCAGCTGTATGTACCAGGGCTGACTGAGTTCCAGGTGCAGAGCGTGGACGACATCAACAAG GTGTTTGAGTTCGGCCACACCAATCGCACGACGGAGTTCACCAACCTCAACGAGCACAGCTCCCGCTCGCATGCGCTGCTCATCGTGACGGTGCGAGGCATGGACTGCAGCACGGGCCTCCGCACCACGG GGAAGCTGAACCTGGTGGACTTGGCTGGCTCCGAGCGCGTGGGCAAGTCGGGGGCTGAGGGCAGCCGCCTGCGGGAGGCACAGCACATCAACAAGTCGCTGTCAGCTCTGGGGGATGTCATTGCTGCCCTGCGCTCCCGCCAGGGCCACGTGCCCTTCCGCAACTCCAAGCTCACCTACCTGCTGCAGGATTCACTTAgtggtgacagcaagaccctcaTGGTGGTACAG GTGTCCCCTGTGGAGAAGAACACTAGCGAGACGCTCTATTCTCTCAAGTTTGCTGAGCGGGTGCGCTCTGTGGAGCTGGGGCCTGGGCTACGCAGGGCAGAGCTTGGGTCCTGGTCGAGCCAGGAACATCTAGAG TGGGAGCCGGCTTGTCAGACGCCACAGCCCTCAGCACGGGCCCACTCAGCCCCCAGCTCTGGGACCAGTAGCCGCCCTGGATCCATCCGGAGGAAGCTGCAGCCCTCGG CCTGA